TATGTATGCCCTGGCTGCAAGAGAAGGTTCTCGCTACTCGTTTCATAGTTTTCAACTTTTAGTCATCGTTGCTTGTTATTACCTTAAGCTCCAAAATTGTGTAATATCATTTCTTCAGGTATAATGCACTGGATGCACTTCAACTGGTTTCCCTAACGGGCGAGGGTTTTCACTGTGAAAACTGCAATGGTGAACTTGTTGCTGAGAGTGACAAATTAGCTGCTGATGAAATGGGTGATGGAGATGATAATGCAAGGAGGAGGAGACGGGAAAAGTTGAGGGACATGCTTCAAAAGATGGAGGTACACTACTGAtaactgtttttttttatttgctgaTAGAAAGATTAATTGAGAGACGAATAGAAGTCATGCATTTTGAGTCATTTTAAATCAGCATAATGGATGACATCTTGACGAGAGTAACTGCTGAATGTTCTGTTCCTTGCATCATCCCCTCAACACGATTTCTGCATGGAACCAGTAAAACTAGTGAGATCAATAATATTTACGGTTTGATGAAGGTCCGATGATGGGTTTATGCTAGTCTAAATTTAGTTGATCAGCACTTCCGGCTTCCCCGGTCAACGGAAATACCATGTATTGGTTAACTGTAGTTGTTTCTTCTAGACGTAATATTCTAGATGTGAGTGCAGGGACAGCTGAAACCATTGCTGGAGCAGCTCAACAGAGTGAAGGATTTACCTTGTCCTGAATTTGGTACTCTCCAAGCATGGGAAGCCCGAGCCAGTGCTGCTCACCGTGCAGCACATGGTGATGCCAATGGGAATGATCCATCTAAGTCTTCTCAACAATATGGTGGAACACCTTTGCCATTTATGGGCGACGCAAAGGTACTTTGTGTATTCTACTTGATCCTGTATGGTTTGGTTTCCGTGTCTTTAAGCAGCAATTTCTTCTGATTCGTGTTGTAAGAAACTACAAAAGCTTCTCTTTTTGATCAAAACACTTTCTGAGCCTCGCCAGCTTTGACACAATGAGAGGGCCTCCCTTTTAAATTTTCCCGTTTGACAGTGTCGGATGCATTACATAACTTGATTTATGCATGGGTGTCAACGTATTTTACTCATTATGAGATACTTACAGGTCTCGCTACATAGATTCAATTTTTAGTACTTCTAGGAATTATCCATTAGGATATAAAAACTTATCCTGCAATACTTGTATTAAGAATTCAGAATGGAGAAAATGTGTTCACCATACTCTAATTGGAATGTTTTTTGGGCAAACTCGTTTGTATGTCAGGAGCCACTCAGTTACTATTTTTTTCTCTGTTTGTTCTTTTCCTATTTAGTTCAAtcatgtcttctttatatattcctGGTGCGCGCTCAGTTTGTTGCTGACTCTTGGCAGGTTGAAGTTGATTTTGGTGCGGCAGTGAAAGAAGAGGATGTCAAACCTGATGCTGGAGCGATGAAAGTCTTGCCTCCCTGGATGATCATGCAGGGCATGAATCTCACAAAGGAGCAACGTGGAGAAGCCACTACTGAGGAGTTAAAGGTCGATGGGAAGCCAACATCTGTAGATTTGTCTGATGATAAAAAGCCAAAAGTCGAAAAGGAGGATGAAAAAGATACAATACAGGCTAGTACAGAGCGATAGACTTAGCGCCTCATATCCCTCacatttgtatattatttttggaaCTATAAAAACTTATATATAACATGCTATAAGAATATAAAGTAACTTTATATTTGTGTGATGTTCTTTTTCAGAGCGAGTACTATAAAGCTTATTATGCAGCGATATTGAAAAGGCAAAAAGAACAAGATGAAGCTGCGAAGATGAATCAAGAAGAGCTAACTAGTACTGAAAATGGTTTCTCGGATATGCCTTCTGATCGCCAGGTGGGCATGAAAGCTAAACGTGAGGACGATGATGACGTTGAATGGGAAGATGCCCCAACAACAGGTATGGGTTAGTGAACAACTTCTTTAATGCTCTTCCGGCACAAGTTACCAAAACCATTAAGTTTTTTTTAATGTCATCCGTAATCAAAGAAACAATATATAGAAGATAGTTATAATGACAACTTCTGGCATGCCCGATTGATTTCCCTTCTGAATCTTAAGAACTGTCAGTTTTGCTGAATGACTGAATTTCATTACAGGAACAGCAACTGGAACTTATAAGTTAAACGATTTGAATGCTTCTGTAGAAGAATCGGAGGAGGATGAGATAGATTGGGAAGACGGTTAAATATTCTCCGCTTTCAAGGTTCaatttttttccatcttctttataTCCCTCAATAGAACTACGATAAATAGACGATAAATAGGAAAAGCGAAACAAAGAAATCCAGATCTGCGAAGGTTGTTCCTTTTTCCTCCGTAGGTCAAGTACTCTTTTGTATTCATTTTTCAACACCCACAAGGAGAATTGTATCTAGTGTTCTTCAATTCCCTTTCTCCTATCTAGTGCATTTTGTGTGTTTAATTGGATGTTAAATGTAGTCCTTAAGTGTGAATATTAGTCTCGTGTTAACACTATTCAGTTTACCAGTTGGAATGTCTTTTAAGTTCAAGCGGATTCAAGTGTAACAACTTAGCCAGCATTTCTGCATCACTTCTTAGTTGTGGCACTTGTAATTACTAGTTCTATCCTTTCTGCATCATTTCTTCATTTATTAGTTATTATTATTACTAGTTCTATCCTTCTAATTTTATGACGAAGTGTTAACTGTTTAGAGTAAAGTGGATATTATTTTCTTGTTGGATTCCAGTCTTATCCTCTCTCCATCCTTGGGTTAAGATTCTAGCCGATTTACTGGGTGCAATTTATGAACACAATTTAAATTGTGCTGACAGACCGATCATACCCGCTGACCAAAATCTACCCTAGACTCTACATATAACCCAAATGTTTGCAGTGTGGCCAAATATTTGCTGCGTAGGCACATATTGTAATTGTGCCTCGTGCTA
This genomic stretch from Papaver somniferum cultivar HN1 chromosome 5, ASM357369v1, whole genome shotgun sequence harbors:
- the LOC113282021 gene encoding transcription initiation factor IIE subunit alpha-like, which encodes MSVEPFNRLVKLAARAFYDDIPLKGENQPKNGRSDNRGMAVVILDALTRRQWVREEDLAKDLKLHTKQLRRTLRFFEEEKLVTRDHRKETAKGAQRFSAAVANTTDGHGKEGEEKIKLHTHSYCCLDYSQIYDVVRYRHHRMKKKLKDELDCRNTVQEYVCPGCKRRYNALDALQLVSLTGEGFHCENCNGELVAESDKLAADEMGDGDDNARRRRREKLRDMLQKMEGQLKPLLEQLNRVKDLPCPEFGTLQAWEARASAAHRAAHGDANGNDPSKSSQQYGGTPLPFMGDAKVEVDFGAAVKEEDVKPDAGAMKVLPPWMIMQGMNLTKEQRGEATTEELKVDGKPTSVDLSDDKKPKVEKEDEKDTIQSEYYKAYYAAILKRQKEQDEAAKMNQEELTSTENGFSDMPSDRQVGMKAKREDDDDVEWEDAPTTGTATGTYKLNDLNASVEESEEDEIDWEDG